The Marinilongibacter aquaticus genome has a window encoding:
- a CDS encoding Gfo/Idh/MocA family protein produces MIKWGIIGVGDVCELKSGPALQKAEGSALVAVMRRTAHLAEDFAKRHGVPKFYSDAEQLINDPEINAVYIATPPDSHAHYTQMAARAGKAVYVEKPMARNYGECTAMVEACKQAGVPLFVAYYRRALPNFLKIKELIENGSIGDIRFVDIRVHKSLHPDIVGQSENESNWRTKPEIAGAGYFYNLASHQLDFFDFLFGPIVRAQGFAANYGGLYAAEDTTLGSFVFENGVIGQGSWCFASALESETEKSVIYGSKGRIEFPFFSDFNVDVFIDREEPKRLKFEMPEHIQQPLIQMMVDELNNKGKTKSPSTGESGARTNWVLEQICQRVDRA; encoded by the coding sequence ATGATCAAATGGGGAATAATTGGTGTAGGTGATGTATGCGAATTGAAAAGTGGGCCTGCCCTGCAAAAAGCAGAAGGCTCAGCACTCGTCGCCGTGATGAGAAGAACCGCACACTTAGCCGAGGATTTCGCCAAGAGACATGGCGTGCCCAAATTTTACAGTGATGCGGAACAATTGATCAACGACCCCGAAATCAATGCCGTGTACATTGCCACACCACCCGATTCTCATGCCCATTACACGCAAATGGCCGCCCGAGCTGGCAAAGCCGTATACGTAGAAAAACCGATGGCCCGCAATTATGGCGAATGCACGGCGATGGTCGAAGCTTGCAAGCAAGCCGGCGTGCCCCTGTTTGTGGCTTACTACAGAAGAGCCTTGCCCAATTTCTTGAAAATCAAAGAATTGATCGAAAATGGAAGCATTGGCGATATTCGTTTTGTAGATATCCGCGTACACAAATCCTTGCATCCCGATATTGTTGGACAAAGCGAAAACGAAAGCAATTGGCGGACAAAACCCGAAATTGCTGGAGCCGGGTATTTTTATAATCTTGCTTCCCATCAGCTCGACTTCTTCGATTTCTTGTTTGGCCCCATTGTGAGAGCTCAGGGCTTTGCAGCCAACTACGGAGGCCTTTATGCAGCGGAAGACACCACTCTAGGTTCCTTCGTTTTCGAAAACGGTGTGATCGGACAAGGCAGTTGGTGTTTTGCCAGTGCCTTGGAATCTGAAACTGAAAAAAGTGTAATCTACGGAAGCAAAGGAAGAATCGAATTTCCCTTTTTCAGCGATTTCAATGTGGATGTTTTCATAGATCGTGAAGAACCCAAGAGATTAAAATTCGAGATGCCCGAACACATTCAACAGCCACTTATACAAATGATGGTTGACGAACTGAACAACAAGGGAAAAACAAAAAGCCCCTCAACCGGAGAAAGTGGGGCTCGAACGAACTGGGTTCTCGAACAGATCTGCCAAAGAGTAGACCGTGCTTAA
- a CDS encoding response regulator transcription factor gives MINLLIADDHPLLLQGLAHAIDRSKYCIVAEAFNGNEALTHLREQKIDVAILDIEMPEADGFSVIKTCRNEQVKTAFIILTFHKEPSLLAYTKELGIMGYLLKEEVGKNINDCLEAVLKGQSYYSESLSNIPSHIEAAYRQLYTDFTPSERKILKLINRDFSSKEISEKLFVSVRTVEKHRSNIVSKLHKHIGPINLIDWIKENKVFIINL, from the coding sequence ATGATCAATTTATTAATCGCCGACGATCACCCGCTATTGTTGCAAGGTTTGGCACACGCCATCGACCGCAGCAAGTACTGTATCGTGGCCGAAGCTTTCAATGGAAATGAAGCTCTGACCCATTTGCGGGAGCAAAAAATTGATGTAGCGATATTGGATATAGAAATGCCCGAGGCCGATGGTTTTTCCGTGATCAAAACCTGCCGAAACGAACAGGTTAAAACGGCTTTCATTATCCTGACTTTCCATAAAGAACCCAGCCTTTTGGCCTATACCAAAGAGTTGGGCATCATGGGCTATCTACTCAAAGAAGAGGTAGGAAAAAACATTAACGATTGCCTGGAAGCCGTATTGAAAGGGCAAAGTTACTACAGCGAAAGCTTATCCAATATCCCCTCGCATATTGAAGCCGCTTACCGCCAACTGTATACCGACTTTACGCCCTCAGAAAGAAAAATATTGAAATTGATCAACCGAGATTTCAGCAGCAAAGAAATTTCGGAAAAGCTTTTTGTTTCCGTCAGAACCGTCGAAAAGCACCGCAGCAATATTGTAAGCAAACTGCACAAACACATCGGGCCTATCAATCTCATCGATTGGATAAAAGAAAACAAAGTATTCATTATCAACCTATAA
- a CDS encoding M43 family zinc metalloprotease, with protein sequence MKTCLKRILKLIIGLFIPAVLAAQNIDCGLGLISSENSLQKNRQNRTQSISDGGLDQTTVYTIPVVFHVYHIGEAEGTGSNIPSSAIEGMINTLNETYRATGSFSGVTPDTKIQFALATHDPSCNPSNGIVRVNASGISGYTHNEYSVSNTDMHNALRFLSDWPRDSYINIRVVYTDSPIGVGYFEYDAFIPYFRVNNDASNKAFLTHEVGHVLDLAHTFASSCNPASFPFAHIDDIEDTPIQLQGSGCDPNAINACTGQPLGVAVYNFMSYFSCRDRFTNGQKEYMRETIQYYKPGWKGTGSDLNFGTINQLAGNYEASNTISSQANVANQTYYLAGKSISLLAGFQAGSNEVFQAKIDNISPCP encoded by the coding sequence ATGAAAACCTGCCTAAAACGTATTCTGAAGCTCATCATCGGCTTGTTTATTCCTGCGGTCTTGGCGGCCCAAAATATAGATTGCGGCTTGGGACTTATCTCTTCTGAAAATTCATTGCAAAAGAATAGACAAAACAGAACCCAGAGTATTTCGGATGGAGGTTTGGACCAAACAACGGTATACACGATCCCTGTTGTTTTTCATGTATACCATATTGGCGAAGCCGAAGGTACGGGAAGCAATATTCCAAGCAGTGCAATTGAGGGCATGATCAATACGCTGAATGAAACTTACAGGGCTACGGGCAGTTTTTCAGGTGTCACCCCCGATACGAAAATTCAATTCGCCTTGGCCACACACGATCCGAGTTGCAATCCAAGCAACGGTATCGTACGCGTAAACGCAAGTGGCATCAGCGGCTATACCCACAACGAATACAGCGTGAGCAACACCGACATGCACAATGCCCTGCGTTTTTTGAGCGACTGGCCACGTGACAGTTACATCAATATCCGTGTCGTTTACACCGATAGCCCGATTGGTGTGGGCTATTTTGAATACGATGCCTTCATTCCCTACTTTCGGGTAAACAACGATGCGAGCAACAAGGCTTTTCTTACTCATGAAGTAGGTCATGTGCTGGATTTGGCCCATACATTTGCTTCAAGCTGCAATCCAGCCTCATTTCCTTTCGCACACATCGACGACATCGAAGATACCCCCATTCAGCTTCAAGGTTCGGGCTGCGACCCCAATGCCATAAATGCTTGCACAGGACAACCTTTGGGCGTAGCCGTGTACAATTTTATGTCTTATTTCAGTTGCCGAGACCGCTTCACAAACGGCCAAAAAGAGTATATGCGAGAAACCATTCAGTATTACAAACCCGGCTGGAAAGGCACAGGCTCAGACCTAAATTTTGGAACGATCAACCAATTGGCAGGCAATTATGAAGCCAGCAATACGATAAGTAGTCAAGCCAATGTGGCCAATCAAACCTATTATTTGGCGGGAAAAAGCATCTCACTTTTGGCCGGTTTCCAAGCCGGTTCAAATGAAGTGTTCCAAGCCAAAATCGACAATATTTCTCCATGCCCATAA
- a CDS encoding arginine decarboxylase produces the protein MKRYIDLIQQTFEFPTREFGVDFNNNLLFNNVPLMDIIAKYGTPLKITYLPKISEHIGQARLMFKNAMKKYNYKGTYTYAYCTKSSHFKYVLEEALKNKIHLETSSAFDMDIIRALHEDGKINKETYVICNGHKRPEYLKHITNFINEGFENVIPVLDNLREVDHYLAHIKADEIQVGIRIATDEEPNFAFYTSRLGIRYKDVDELYMTKIKPDPRFKLKMLHFFINSGIKDTAYYWSELTRFMFKYCEMKKICPELDSIDIGGGLPIQTSVVFNYDYQAMIDEIIENIQWICNKNNVPVPNIFTEFGSYTVGESGATLYKVIDKKQQNDRELWYMIDGSFITQLPDSWGIGQKYIMLPVNNWDNPYAKVNLGGLTCDSADYYNTEAHSEDLYMPMYDEKAHEEQYIGFFHTGAYQESLGGYGGIQHCLIPSPKHVLVSQDEEGNFLTELFAEEQDAESMIRVLGYRSERKLAERLYNESSVTKDELDS, from the coding sequence ATGAAGAGATACATTGATCTAATTCAACAAACCTTTGAATTCCCTACCCGGGAATTTGGGGTTGACTTTAACAACAACCTGCTGTTCAACAATGTGCCTTTGATGGATATCATTGCCAAGTACGGCACGCCATTGAAAATCACATACCTTCCCAAGATTTCGGAGCATATCGGGCAAGCTCGTCTGATGTTTAAGAATGCGATGAAAAAGTACAATTACAAGGGCACCTATACTTATGCCTATTGTACCAAATCTTCGCATTTCAAATATGTGCTCGAAGAAGCCTTGAAAAATAAAATTCATTTGGAAACCTCTTCGGCTTTCGATATGGATATTATTCGGGCTTTGCACGAAGACGGTAAGATCAATAAGGAAACTTATGTGATTTGCAACGGCCACAAAAGGCCCGAGTACCTGAAACACATTACCAATTTCATCAATGAGGGTTTCGAAAATGTGATTCCCGTGTTGGATAACCTTCGCGAGGTGGACCATTATTTGGCCCATATCAAGGCCGATGAAATTCAGGTGGGTATTCGTATCGCTACGGATGAAGAACCCAATTTTGCTTTTTATACCTCTAGGTTGGGCATTCGATATAAAGATGTGGATGAGCTTTACATGACCAAAATAAAGCCCGATCCGCGATTTAAGCTGAAAATGCTTCACTTTTTCATCAATTCGGGTATTAAGGATACGGCCTATTATTGGTCTGAACTCACTCGTTTTATGTTCAAGTATTGCGAGATGAAAAAGATTTGTCCCGAATTGGACTCAATAGATATTGGCGGAGGTTTGCCGATCCAAACTTCGGTGGTTTTCAATTACGATTATCAAGCCATGATTGATGAGATAATCGAGAACATTCAATGGATTTGCAACAAAAACAATGTGCCCGTACCGAATATTTTTACAGAATTCGGCAGTTATACGGTTGGGGAAAGCGGAGCCACATTGTACAAAGTGATTGATAAAAAGCAGCAAAACGATCGCGAGCTTTGGTACATGATCGACGGTTCGTTCATTACACAATTGCCTGATTCTTGGGGGATTGGCCAAAAATACATTATGCTGCCCGTGAACAATTGGGACAATCCATATGCCAAGGTGAACTTGGGCGGATTGACCTGCGATTCGGCTGATTATTACAATACCGAAGCCCACTCGGAGGATTTGTACATGCCGATGTACGATGAAAAGGCCCACGAAGAGCAGTATATCGGATTTTTCCATACTGGGGCTTATCAGGAGTCTTTGGGCGGTTATGGTGGAATTCAGCATTGCCTGATTCCTTCGCCCAAGCACGTGTTGGTAAGCCAAGACGAAGAAGGCAATTTCTTGACGGAGCTGTTTGCCGAAGAGCAAGATGCCGAATCGATGATTCGCGTTTTGGGTTACCGCAGCGAACGCAAACTGGCGGAAAGATTGTATAATGAAAGTTCCGTCACGAAAGACGAATTGGATTCATAA